From Patescibacteria group bacterium, a single genomic window includes:
- a CDS encoding transketolase yields MEHIHDEKIKELELIANKLRQHVIEMVAGAGSGHQGGPLGMADIFAALYFHILNHDPKKPEWEERDRLILSNGHICPIRYAAMAEADYFPVDELKTLRQFGTRLQGHPERNKLPGTETTSGPLGSGLAQAVGMALVGKMDAKKWRVYALTSDGEHEAGLHYEAMLFAGKHKLDNLICVVDRNNIQIDGTTEDIMPLEPLRAKYEAFNWYVIEINGNDMSDVVRGFNEAQGIHQMPICIIAHTVPGKGVSYMENNYKWHSKVFKEGEAQQALKELQDIEKQLKAEHA; encoded by the coding sequence ATGGAGCATATACATGATGAAAAAATAAAGGAACTTGAGCTTATTGCAAACAAGTTGCGACAACACGTTATTGAAATGGTTGCTGGTGCTGGTTCGGGACATCAAGGAGGCCCCTTAGGTATGGCAGACATCTTTGCCGCTCTCTATTTTCATATTCTCAACCATGATCCTAAAAAGCCGGAGTGGGAGGAGCGTGACCGACTCATTCTTTCAAACGGTCATATATGCCCAATCCGATATGCCGCAATGGCAGAAGCTGATTACTTTCCAGTCGATGAACTCAAAACACTGCGACAATTTGGTACACGACTACAAGGACATCCAGAGCGTAATAAACTTCCTGGTACTGAAACAACATCGGGCCCATTGGGTTCCGGACTCGCACAAGCGGTTGGTATGGCGCTTGTCGGCAAGATGGATGCTAAGAAATGGCGTGTGTATGCGCTGACATCAGATGGCGAGCATGAGGCGGGACTCCATTACGAGGCGATGCTTTTTGCCGGAAAACACAAGCTTGATAACCTAATTTGCGTAGTGGATCGTAACAATATACAAATTGATGGCACCACCGAGGATATTATGCCGCTTGAACCACTTCGTGCCAAATATGAAGCATTTAACTGGTATGTAATTGAAATTAACGGAAACGATATGTCGGATGTCGTGCGGGGATTTAATGAAGCGCAGGGTATTCACCAAATGCCAATTTGCATAATCGCACATACTGTCCCAGGAAAAGGTGTTTCATATATGGAAAATAATTATAAATGGCACAGTAAGGTGTTTAAAGAAGGAGAGGCGCAGCAGGCACTCAAAGAGTTGCAGGATATTGAAAAGCAACTTAAAGCAGAACATGCATAA
- a CDS encoding DUF1653 domain-containing protein, translated as MLLKVGGEYKHIKTGKCYKLIAFAKDSSTLEELVVYEALYENNVSKIWVRSKAEFLGEALSPDETTHPRFRLVE; from the coding sequence ATGTTGCTTAAAGTAGGAGGGGAATACAAACATATAAAGACTGGCAAGTGCTATAAACTCATTGCGTTTGCAAAGGACAGCTCCACACTCGAAGAACTTGTGGTGTATGAAGCACTATACGAAAACAATGTTTCAAAAATCTGGGTTCGTTCCAAAGCGGAATTTTTAGGTGAGGCGCTGAGTCCTGACGAGACCACACACCCGAGATTTCGGTTGGTGGAATAA
- a CDS encoding transketolase family protein yields MESKETKLVANLFADDIEEMPTRDGYGKGVVECGTKNENVVVLCADLTESTRNADFKEKFPKRFIQMGIHEQLLAALAAGMSLSGKIPYITAYAMFCPGRAWEMIRTIICLNEANVKIIGSHAGVSVGPDGATHQAIEDIAIMRPIPNMTIVAPCDVIEAQKATVALLDVSGPCYVRFAREKTPVFTTEESPFEIGKATTFRDGSDVAVIACGPLVYNALVAAEQLKEEGLDVMVINSHTIKPLDGETILNAAKKCGAVVTVEEHQITGGLGGAVSEYLASVHPTSIEYIGVRNQFGQSGKPEELIEHYGMGVNSIKEAIKKAVKKK; encoded by the coding sequence ATGGAATCAAAGGAAACAAAACTGGTTGCAAATCTTTTTGCCGATGATATTGAAGAAATGCCTACACGGGATGGATATGGAAAGGGTGTTGTTGAATGCGGAACAAAAAATGAAAATGTGGTTGTGTTATGTGCCGACCTTACCGAATCAACACGCAATGCAGATTTTAAAGAGAAATTTCCAAAACGCTTTATTCAAATGGGTATTCATGAACAGCTTTTAGCGGCTCTTGCAGCGGGCATGTCTCTCTCGGGAAAAATCCCATACATTACCGCGTACGCCATGTTTTGCCCTGGTCGTGCGTGGGAGATGATACGGACAATCATTTGTCTCAATGAGGCAAATGTTAAAATTATAGGCAGTCACGCAGGTGTTTCTGTAGGCCCTGATGGTGCGACACACCAAGCGATTGAAGATATTGCAATTATGCGTCCCATTCCCAACATGACAATTGTGGCACCGTGTGATGTCATTGAGGCACAAAAAGCGACTGTTGCGCTACTTGATGTTTCCGGTCCATGTTACGTGCGTTTCGCGCGCGAAAAAACTCCAGTGTTTACCACAGAAGAATCACCGTTTGAGATTGGAAAAGCTACTACTTTTCGTGACGGCAGCGATGTTGCAGTAATCGCATGTGGGCCGCTGGTATATAATGCACTTGTAGCCGCGGAGCAGTTAAAAGAAGAAGGTCTTGATGTTATGGTAATCAACTCTCATACTATTAAGCCACTTGACGGTGAGACAATACTTAACGCAGCGAAAAAATGTGGGGCAGTAGTAACAGTCGAAGAGCATCAAATCACGGGAGGACTTGGTGGTGCAGTGTCTGAATATCTCGCGAGTGTCCATCCAACATCCATAGAATACATTGGTGTACGCAATCAGTTTGGGCAATCTGGGAAACCAGAGGAGCTGATTGAACACTATGGTATGGGAGTGAACTCTATAAAAGAAGCAATTAAAAAAGCTGTTAAAAAAAAGTAG